The Kitasatospora sp. NBC_01287 genome contains a region encoding:
- a CDS encoding UTRA domain-containing protein, which translates to MSREHWAEDAEPYLRPVATGEPGAWQQEAQQHGHRGEQQLTEVGEVVPPARVARALRISGGTPVVVRRRIISLDGKATELTDSYYPAHIARGTALAEPRKIRGGAVTLLAELGYVGHARHEEVMAREPSDGERTALALDDNEWVLDVCRLVVNADDEPFEVTTMTMPARGRTLHYIAKIG; encoded by the coding sequence TTGAGCAGGGAACACTGGGCGGAGGACGCAGAGCCGTATCTCCGTCCGGTTGCCACAGGAGAACCCGGCGCCTGGCAACAGGAAGCACAGCAGCACGGGCACAGGGGGGAGCAGCAGCTCACCGAAGTGGGTGAGGTCGTCCCACCTGCCCGCGTGGCTCGCGCGCTGCGCATATCAGGTGGCACCCCAGTTGTCGTGCGCCGTCGGATCATCTCTCTCGACGGCAAAGCAACAGAGCTGACCGACTCCTATTACCCAGCCCACATCGCACGAGGTACCGCCCTAGCCGAGCCCCGGAAGATCCGTGGCGGCGCCGTCACCCTGCTCGCCGAACTCGGCTACGTCGGACACGCCCGGCACGAGGAAGTGATGGCGCGCGAGCCCAGCGACGGGGAGCGGACAGCGCTCGCACTAGACGACAACGAGTGGGTCCTCGATGTCTGCCGACTTGTAGTCAACGCCGACGACGAGCCGTTCGAGGTCACCACCATGACGATGCCTGCACGCGGGCGCACCCTCCACTACATCGCCAAGATCGGCTGA
- a CDS encoding helix-turn-helix domain-containing protein, translating into MDSERTLQPFKRSYTVESSPSETTRLESSQMLPESPPVLTVREVATALRVSVPTVYRWVKDGELEAIRHGKQWSRGQAGRGGAIRIPVAVVAAKLQAIYDLGEVA; encoded by the coding sequence GTGGATAGCGAGAGAACCTTGCAACCTTTCAAGAGAAGCTATACAGTCGAGTCGTCCCCATCCGAGACGACTCGATTGGAGAGCTCACAGATGCTCCCGGAGAGCCCCCCTGTACTGACCGTGAGAGAGGTGGCAACAGCTCTCCGGGTCAGCGTTCCGACCGTCTACCGCTGGGTGAAGGACGGCGAGCTCGAAGCCATCCGCCACGGGAAGCAGTGGTCCCGTGGCCAGGCCGGCCGAGGCGGAGCGATTCGCATCCCAGTTGCCGTGGTCGCCGCGAAGCTGCAAGCCATCTACGACTTGGGTGAGGTGGCGTGA
- a CDS encoding methyltransferase domain-containing protein → MTATDQDRPGTTGRSFPVSGPWAAAMDALPRALFLPDLMWAHDMFTGASEPVDRRADPDAWGEAAAADIPLVTQWDDGRNSDAQAGTVPTSSASMPSIVAGMLEDLDASPGMRVLEIGTGTGWNAGLLAHRLGDNAVTTIEVDPAVAEAAREHLAAAGLHPTVITGDGSAGHPAGAPYDRIIATCGMRHIPHAWIEQLQPGGVILAPWGTHFENGDALVRLTAAQDGTLAGPFLRPVEFMKMRSQRLTPPQHPVDFPGDASVSTTAARPPFGPWKAFPFVAGLRLAGLTHVTDRRGDERVVWLYGLADKSWAAVVFQDEVERSTVWQSGPRRLWDEMEAAHDWWQAAGRPGIDRFGLTVDRDGQHPWLNSPDNRVEP, encoded by the coding sequence GTGACCGCCACCGATCAGGACCGCCCCGGCACTACGGGGCGGTCCTTCCCCGTATCCGGGCCGTGGGCCGCCGCGATGGACGCGCTCCCCCGGGCCCTGTTCCTGCCCGACCTGATGTGGGCGCACGACATGTTTACCGGCGCCAGCGAGCCCGTTGACCGCCGGGCAGATCCCGACGCTTGGGGTGAGGCCGCCGCGGCGGACATCCCGCTCGTCACCCAGTGGGACGACGGCCGGAACTCCGACGCCCAGGCGGGCACGGTGCCGACCAGCTCGGCGAGCATGCCGTCCATCGTCGCCGGCATGCTCGAAGACCTCGACGCGAGCCCAGGCATGCGCGTGCTGGAGATCGGCACCGGCACCGGATGGAACGCCGGCCTGCTTGCGCACCGGCTCGGCGACAACGCGGTGACGACCATTGAAGTGGACCCTGCTGTCGCCGAGGCAGCCCGCGAGCACCTGGCCGCCGCAGGCCTCCACCCCACCGTGATTACAGGCGACGGCTCTGCCGGTCACCCGGCCGGGGCGCCCTACGATCGGATCATCGCCACCTGCGGCATGCGGCACATTCCGCACGCTTGGATCGAGCAGCTCCAACCGGGCGGTGTCATCCTCGCCCCGTGGGGCACGCACTTCGAGAACGGCGACGCCCTGGTGCGTCTGACCGCAGCCCAGGATGGCACCCTGGCGGGCCCGTTCCTGCGCCCGGTGGAGTTCATGAAGATGCGCTCGCAGCGCCTCACGCCGCCGCAGCATCCTGTCGACTTCCCCGGCGACGCCTCCGTCAGCACAACCGCTGCGCGGCCGCCGTTCGGGCCGTGGAAGGCGTTTCCGTTCGTTGCTGGCCTGCGCCTCGCAGGCCTCACTCACGTCACGGACCGGCGCGGTGACGAGCGGGTGGTGTGGTTGTACGGGCTCGCGGACAAGTCGTGGGCCGCCGTCGTGTTCCAGGACGAGGTGGAGCGGTCCACGGTGTGGCAGTCCGGACCGCGGCGGCTCTGGGACGAGATGGAGGCAGCCCACGACTGGTGGCAGGCCGCTGGCCGGCCGGGCATCGACCGGTTCGGCCTGACCGTCGATCGCGACGGCCAGCATCCATGGCTGAACAGTCCCGACAACCGAGTGGAGCCCTGA
- a CDS encoding GIY-YIG nuclease family protein: MKKDLPDRPTALYRFYDADDALLYVGITHDLRTRWSTHRYYQPWWHLVARKTYEWYEDRSLAGAAEKAAVEHEKPRFDASHLSRAHRVDGDRYEDPRKAKIAKLFRADIDSGAFPRGRMLPFPTILAAKYQTSPATMSALMWDLCERRVLEGHGRRCWPAGSRLK; the protein is encoded by the coding sequence GTGAAGAAAGATCTCCCCGATCGACCCACCGCGCTCTACCGGTTCTACGACGCGGACGACGCCCTGCTGTACGTCGGCATCACTCACGACTTACGAACACGCTGGTCAACGCACCGCTACTACCAGCCCTGGTGGCATCTCGTCGCGCGCAAGACCTACGAGTGGTACGAAGACAGGTCGCTGGCCGGAGCTGCCGAGAAGGCGGCCGTCGAGCATGAGAAGCCACGTTTCGACGCCTCGCACCTAAGCCGCGCTCACAGGGTCGACGGCGATCGCTATGAAGATCCACGGAAGGCCAAGATCGCAAAGCTGTTCCGCGCCGACATCGACAGCGGCGCGTTCCCCCGTGGTCGCATGCTTCCATTCCCAACCATCCTGGCAGCCAAGTACCAGACGTCACCGGCGACCATGTCCGCCCTGATGTGGGATCTCTGTGAGCGCCGTGTACTTGAGGGGCACGGTCGCAGATGCTGGCCAGCTGGCAGTCGACTGAAGTAG
- a CDS encoding GntR family transcriptional regulator has product MTDEDDAKAQARQAKAEALDRLGANESSWAQHELVANYLRYGILTGDSPPGSKLLSTPRLVEMYGIAPQTIKNANDMLAEEGLVRSQRGSGIFVQPPRQRTLTPARYKEPAAPGQTYRWLDEAAKQGDRASSTLLEVAEVGPPADAAAAMGLGAGGVAILRVQMLSMNDEPAELVKSYYPVEIARGTQIAEKKKIKGGTPRLLADMGYPPVRCVDKVMAILPTPEHVKALKMPGKLPVLRTLRVVYSNNDRVIEVTEMVKASHLYAVEYEF; this is encoded by the coding sequence ATGACTGACGAAGACGACGCCAAGGCGCAGGCGAGGCAGGCGAAAGCGGAAGCGCTGGACCGCCTGGGAGCCAATGAGAGCAGCTGGGCTCAGCACGAGCTCGTCGCTAACTACCTGCGGTACGGCATTCTGACTGGCGACTCCCCGCCCGGAAGCAAACTGCTGTCCACGCCGCGGCTGGTTGAGATGTACGGGATCGCACCGCAGACCATCAAGAACGCCAACGACATGCTCGCCGAGGAGGGGCTAGTCCGCAGCCAGCGCGGGAGCGGCATCTTTGTTCAGCCGCCCCGGCAGCGGACGCTTACGCCCGCCAGGTACAAGGAGCCGGCTGCGCCGGGCCAGACCTACCGCTGGCTCGACGAGGCGGCAAAGCAGGGTGATCGCGCGAGTAGCACGCTGCTGGAGGTGGCGGAGGTAGGGCCGCCGGCAGACGCGGCTGCGGCGATGGGGCTGGGTGCGGGCGGTGTGGCGATCCTGCGAGTCCAGATGCTTTCGATGAATGATGAGCCTGCGGAGCTCGTGAAGTCCTACTATCCGGTCGAGATCGCCCGGGGCACGCAGATCGCCGAGAAGAAGAAGATCAAGGGTGGCACCCCGCGCCTGCTGGCAGACATGGGCTACCCACCCGTCCGCTGCGTTGACAAGGTGATGGCCATCCTGCCGACCCCGGAGCACGTCAAGGCCCTCAAGATGCCGGGCAAGCTTCCCGTGCTGCGCACCCTGCGCGTGGTCTACAGCAACAACGACCGGGTCATTGAAGTAACGGAGATGGTGAAGGCCAGCCACCTTTACGCAGTCGAGTACGAGTTCTGA